Proteins from one Ipomoea triloba cultivar NCNSP0323 chromosome 1, ASM357664v1 genomic window:
- the LOC116012324 gene encoding protein RKD2-like, with translation MDEVLLPSASVIPIQWDITPTSNAVAVNQDTSTGTKESMIEKIVRRQSKRTQKTFRDPSTISKAMLSTYFHMPIYKAAKELRVEYRILKRRCEELGIFRWPHRQLVSLQKLSENVKELGSIEDDPELREVLKEIKDRREMMLTNPHLKLHPAEIKLRDACTRKKRHREMMSFISPCTLPVPSFVVDHILPLTVDPPSRAMEENESFQLLLDGFQ, from the exons ATGGATGAGGTTCTTCTTCCCTCTGCAAGTGTTATACCTATACAATGGGATATCACCCCGACTTCGAACGCCGTAGCTGTTAACCAGGACACAAGTACTGGTACAAAGGAGAGCATGATAGAGAAAATAGTGCGTAGACAGTCCAAGAGGACGCAAAAAACTTTTCGTGATCCTTCAACAATAAGCAAGGCAATGCTTTCTACTTATTTCCATATGCCCATTTATAAAGCCGCTAAGGAACTAAGAGTTGAGTACAGAATCTTGAAAAGAAGGTGTGAGGAATTAGGAATCTTCAGATGGCCTCATCGACAATTAGTCAGCTTACAAAAATTATCCGAAAATGTtaag GAATTGGGTAGCATTGAAGATGACCCTGAACTAAGAGAAGTactcaaagaaataaaagataGAAGAGAAATGATGCTAACAAATCCACATTTGAAATTGCATCCAGCCGAAATAAAGCTTAGAGATGCATGTACCAGAAAGAAAAGGCACAGAGAAATGATGAGTTTTATTTCTCCTTGTACCCTTCCTGTTCCTTCATTTGTGGTTGATCATATTCTTCCTTTAACTGTGGATCCACCTTCACGAGCGATGGAAGAAAATGAATCGTTTCAGCTTTTGCTTGATGGCTtccaataa
- the LOC115999232 gene encoding glycerate dehydrogenase HPR, peroxisomal, translating into MAAPVQIEVWNPNGKYRVVSTKSMPGTRWIDLLVQQDCRVEICTQKKTILSVEDILAVIGDKCDGVIGQLTEDWGETLFSALSKAGGKAFSNMAVGYNNVDVNAATKYGVAVGNTPGVLTETTAELAASLSLAAARRIVEADEFMRNGKYEGWLPHLFVGNLLKGQTVGVIGAGRIGSAYARMMVEGFKMNLIYFDLYQSTRLENFVTAYGQFLKSNGEQPVTWKRASSMDEVLREADVISLHPVLDKTTFHLVNKERLAMMKKEAILVNCSRGPVVDEEALVQHLRENPMFRVGLDVFEDEPYMKPGLADMKNAVVVPHIASASKWTREGMATLAALNVLGQIKGYPVWHDPNKVDVFLNENASPPPACPSIVNSKALGLPVSKI; encoded by the exons ATGGCAGCACCGGTGCAGATTGAAGTGTGGAACCCAAACGGGAAATACAGAGTGGTGAGCACAAAGTCCATGCCCGGAACTCGTTGGATTGATCTCTTGGTTCAACAAGATTGCCGCGTAGAA ATATGTACTCAGAAGAAAACCATCTTGTCTGTTGAGGACATCTTAGCAGTGATAGGTGATAAGTGCGATGGAGTCATCGGACAG TTGACGGAGGATTGGGGAGAGACGCTCTTCTCTGCACTGAGCAAAGCAGGCGGCAAAGCATTCAGTAACATGGCCGTCGGGTATAACAACGTTGATGTCAATGCTGCTACAAAGTATGGTGTTGCTGTTGGAAACACTCCT GGAGTACTGACAGAGACAACAGCAGAATTAGCAGCTTCACTTTCATTGGCTGCAGCAAGAAGAATTGTAGAGGCAGATGAGTTCATGAGGAATGGGAAATATGAAGGATGGCTCCCACATTT ATTTGTGGGAAATTTGCTTAAAGGGCAGACTGTGGGTGTGATTGGAGCAGGTCGAATTGGATCTGCATATGCAAGGATGATG GTTGAAGGGTTCAAAATGAACTTGATTTACTTTGATCTGTACCAATCCACTCGTCTAGAAAATTTTGTGACAG CTTATGGCCAGTTTTTGAAATCCAATGGTGAACAGCCTGTTACCTGGAAAAGAGCGTCGAGCATGGACGAGGTGCTCAGAGAAGCTGATGTG ATAAGCCTGCATCCTGTGTTGGACAAGACAACTTTTCATCTTGTTAACAAGGAAAGACTTGCAATGATGAAGAAG GAAGCAATACTAGTGAATTGCAGTAGAGGTCCTGTTGTTGATGAGGAAGCTCTCGTGCAACACCTCAGAGAAAATCCCATGTTTCGCGTTGGCCTTGATGTCTTTGAG GATGAGCCTTACATGAAACCTGGGCTTGCAGACATGAAGAACGCTGTTGTTGTTCCTCACATAGCTTCTGCTTCCAAG TGGACTCGCGAGGGAATGGCAACGCTGGCTGCTCTCAATGTCCTG GGTCAGATCAAAGGGTACCCAGTCTGGCACGACCCAAACAAAGTGGACGTATTCTTGAACGAGAACGCTTCGCCTCCACCTGCTTGCCCAAGCATTGTCAATTCAAAAGCTTTAG GCCTGCCTGTTTCAAAGATATGA